In Eucalyptus grandis isolate ANBG69807.140 chromosome 4, ASM1654582v1, whole genome shotgun sequence, the following proteins share a genomic window:
- the LOC120292451 gene encoding flavonoid 3'-monooxygenase CYP75B137-like, producing MSKGDSGGAWTWWWHAQEANDEISRATTALLVIAIAALSSFFLFRRQKNVTALMPPGPRGLPFLGYLPFLGTDLPQKFAKLAETYGLIYKLQLGSKLYVVVNSPSLAREILRDQDSTFANRDPSIAATIATYSARDIAFSSQGPYWRNLRKLFVRQIMSNASLDACHDMRRQEVRKGLSDLYRKSGVPVDIGEWAVLILINAVMAMLWGGTLTGEKCEAIGAEFRKQLLGLTCKEWKGT from the exons ATGTCGAAGGGAGACTCTGGAGGTGCCTGGACGTGGTGGTGGCATGCTCAAGAAGCGAATGATGAAATTTCTAGAGCTACTACAGCACTGCTTGTCATAGCAATTGCAGCTcttagttctttctttttgttcaggAGGCAGAAAAACGTGACCGCTCTGATGCCGCCGGGGCCCCGAGGCTTGCCGTTCCTCGGGTACCTCCCATTCCTGGGGACTGACCTCCCCCAGAAATTTGCTAAGTTGGCTGAGACCTACGGCCTTATCTACAAACTCCAGCTTGGAAGCAAGTTATATGTGGTGGTTAACTCCCCGTCGCTGGCCAGAGAAATCTTGCGGGACCAGGACTCGACGTTCGCCAATCGGGACCCAAGCATCGCCGCTACCATCGCAACATACAGCGCAAGGGATATTGCCTTCTCAAGCCAGGGGCCTTATTGGAGGAATCTCCGCAAACTGTTCGTACGGCAGATAATGAGCAACGCGAGCCTTGATGCCTGTCATGACATGAGAAGGCAGGAGGTCAGGAAAGGGTTGAGCGATCTTTACAGAAAATCTGGGGTGCCAGTGGATATTGGCGAGTGGGCCGTTCTGATCTTGATCAATGCGGTGATGGCGATGCTGTGGGGAGGGACGCTTACTGGAGAGAAGTGCGAAGCCATTGGCGCTGAGTTTCGAAAG CAGTTGCTTGGCTTGACCTGCAAGGAGTGGAAAGGGACATGA
- the LOC104422773 gene encoding transmembrane emp24 domain-containing protein p24beta2: MKGPSGEQIQDFHDKISEKFEFVAHHKGVHRFCFTNKSHYHETIDFDVHVGHFTFYDQHAKDEHFNPLLEQIGKLEEALYNIQFEQHWLEAETERQAIVNDAMSRRAVHKAFFESAALIGASVLQVYLLRHLFERKLGFSRV, translated from the exons ATGAAAGGACCTTCTGGTGAACAgattcaagattttcacgacaagaTCAGTGAGAAATTTGAGTTTGTGGCTCACCATAAGGGTGTTCATCGGTTCTGCTTTACTAACAAGTCTCATTATCATGAAACCATCGACTTTGATGTACACGTTGGCCATTTTACATTCTATGATCAGCATGCAAAGGACG AGCATTTCAACCCCTTGTTGGAACAGATAGGGAAGCTGGAGGAGGCTCTCTACAACATTCAGTTTGAGCAGCATTGGCTGGAGGCTGAGACTGAACGTCAAGCAATTG TGAACGACGCAATGAGCAGAAGGGCAGTCCATAAGGCTTTCTTCGAGTCAGCAGCACTTATTGGGGCGAGTGTTCTCCAAGTTTACCTGCTCCGCCACCTTTTTGAGAGGAAGCTTGGTTTCTCTCGAGTTTAA